Genomic segment of Caproiciproducens sp. NJN-50:
AGGAAAAGACACAGAGTTTCCGCAGCGCGCTTGAAATGCTGAAATTGATGGAAGAGGCTCGGGTTCCGTCGGCGAAGGAAGTTGTGGACTGGGAGGATACCCCTTGAAAGCATCCCGACGGCGGGCGGTGAAACAGCAAAAGTCCCCTGTTCAGATAAAAGCTGAACAGGGGACTTTTGCTGTCCCTCTTTTTTGTGACTTCTCAGCGGCGCTGTGCCGCAAACAGCTTTCCAATTTTTGGACAGCCCTCTTTCGCGTCGGGCGAGTCCGGATTGATTCCATGTTTTTGGGTATAGTACACAATTGTTTTTTTAATTTGATTGGAAAACCTATAAAATTAAAATGTTGACCCTCCGGCGAAGCAGGCGTATAATTAGGAAACCAAATAGATAGAAATCCTAATTAATTTTGAAAGAAGGTTGCCGGATGCCAGAAGAAGGACGCACCGGAGAGGCAACAAAAAGATTGTTGGACGCCATGGTCCAGTTCCGCCGGCTGCGCGACATCCCATACCGCGGGAAGCACCCGCAAAGCCATGAATGCAGGCACAGCGACATGATGATCCTGTTTGCCCTGAAACAGTTGGAACCCGATTTCCCAGAGGGCGTCAGCATCAAGGAACTGAGCCGCTGTTTGAACCTGAAATCTCCGACTGTGACTCCCGCCGCTTATCATCTGGAAAAAATGGATCTGGTGGAGCGCAGCACCGACGACAGGGACAGGCGGATTAACCGCATCCGGCTGACCGAGGGAGGCCGCCGGCTTCTCCTAGCCCACAGGAGACGGCTGGCCGCCCATATCCATGGACTGGTCCTCTACCTCGGAGCGGAAAAGAGTTTAATGCTGGCGGAGCTTCTCGATGAAGCGTTCCGCTACGAATTTGGCCAGATCCAGCAAAAAAACAATCTTGAGGCTCATCACCCGGGAGGTCTATGAATGCTGAAAATTTATCGGAACCTGAAGCCGTTTGCAGCTTCGATCATCACGATCCTGCTTCTTCTGTTTCTTCAGGTGATGTCCGACCTTTATCTGCCGACCCTGATGTCGGATATCGTCAACAGCGGTATCATGGCCGGAGACATCGGCTATATCTGGAAAACCGGCGAAATCATGCTCCTGATTGCCGCGGGCGGCGTGATCTGTGCTGTGGCGGCGGGCTATCTCGGTTCAAGAGTTGCCCTCGGATTGGGCAGAAACCTGAGAAACCAGGTTTTCCGCCGTGTGGAAAACTTTTCTTTGCACGAGTTTGATAAATTCGGGTCGTCGACCCTGATTACGCGGACGACCAACGATATTATCCAGATACAGACGGTCACGATCATGATCATCAATATGATGGTTCGTGCGCCGCTGACCTGTATCGGAGGGATCATGCAGGCCTATCATCAGGACCGGACGCTGACGATTGTCCTTGCCGTGGCGCTTCCCATTTTGATTCTGGTCATCTGGCTCGTGACCTCGAGGGTCATTCCATTGTTCCGCCAGGTGCAGAAAAAGCTGGACCGGATCAATCTGATCCTTCGGGAGAATCTGACCGGGATCCGGGTCATCCGGGCCTTTGACAAGATCGGCCATGAAAAGGCTAGGTTTGAAGACGCCAACCGGGATCTGACCGACACTTATATCCGTGTCAACCGCATTATGGCGTTTCTGATGCCGATGATGATGATGATTATGAATCTGGTCTCGACAAGCATCCTCTGGTTCGGGAGCAAGAGGATCGACACCGGGGAAATGAATATCGGCGCGCTGATGGCGTTTACCCAGTACGCGATGCAGATCATGTTTTCGCTTTTGATGTTTGTCATGATGTTTGTCATGATTCCCCGCGCGCAGGCCGCCGCCGACCGCATCAGCGCGGTTCTGGAGACAACCCCCGAAATCGTCGATCCGGATCAGCCGGAAGCTGCGGAAGAGGAAAGGGGCTATGTCGAATTCCGGAACGTCACCTTCCGTTACCACGGGGCGGAACAGCCCGCGATCCGCAATGTCTCTTTTTCCGTCAGGCCGGGGGAGACCACGGCCATCATCGGGGGGACCGGCAGCGGCAAGAGCACGCTGATCAATCTGATTCCCCGCTTTTACGATGTGGATGAGGGGGAGATCCTGGTCGACGGCACGAATGTGAAGGCGATGACGCAGGAGGACCTGAGAAAACGGATCGGCTTTGTCCCCCAGAAGGCCAGCCTTTTCACGGGCACCGTCAAAGAGAACCTGCTGTACGGCAGGGAGGACGCCACGGAGGAGGAGATCCGCCACGCCGCGCAGGTGGCGCAGGCCTCCGAATTTATCACCGGGATGCCGGACGGGTACGATTCCCTGCTTGCCGAAAGCGGCCGGAACCTCTCCGGCGGGCAGAAGCAGCGCCTTTCCATCGCAAGGGCTTTGGTCAGGCGCCCGGAGATCTATGTATTTGACGACAGCTTTTCCGCGCTCGACTTTAAAACGGACGCGAGGCTTCGCGCAGCCCTGAAAAAGGATACGGCGGATGCCACCGTGATTATTGTTGCACAGCGCGTCGGAACCGTGATGGACGCCGACAGAATCATTGTTCTGGACGAAGGTTCGGTCGCCGGGATCGGGACCCACAGGGAACTGCTGAAAGAATGCGAAATATACCGCGAGATTGTGGAGTCGCAGCTTTCCGAGGAGGAATTGGCATGAGCGAAAATCAGCATAGAACCGGCTCTGCCGGCGGAGCGAGGCGTGGCGGACCGGGCGGAGGTCCGGGAGGGGCCATTGGCAGGCCCGTGGAAAAGGCCAAGGATTTCAAAGGGACGCTCCGGCGCCTGACCGGGTATTTGAAACCGCAGAGTTGGAAGCTTGCGTTCGTCCTTGTTTTTACGCTTTTCTCGACCGCATTTACCGTCCTGGCGCCGAGAATCAGCGGCAATGCGATCAACCAGATGACGGACGGCTTTATTGCGAAACGAATCGTTTCCGAGGTGAGCAAGGCGCAGGACTCCGTCGGTCCCGCCCTGACCGCGCAGCTGAAACAGATCGATTCCGGACGCGCTCAGGCGGAGGAGCAGGCCAAGTCGGCCGCCCGCGCCGCGTTGGAAAAGCAGGGAGCCTCCGAGGCACAGATCGCCGCGGCGGAGCAGCAGGCGGCGGCAGCCGCGGACAAAGCGTTCTCTGAAAAGCTCGCCCAGACGGTTTCGCCGGAACAGCTGGATGCCATGCGCGAACTTGCCAAGCTGCCGCGCGTCAGCGACGTTTCCGGCGCGGAGGAAAAGGCGAAGGCCGTCGGGCAGTTTGTTTCTTTGACGAAGAAAATGCCCCAGTCCGGCCAGAGCGGACAGTCGTTCCAAATCAGCGAGGAAGACCTGCAAAAATATCTGGGGGATATCCGGGAAACGGGAGGGGCGATCCCGTTCGGCGCCATTGCCAAAACCCTTCTGTTCCTGCTGGGAATCTATCTTCTAAGCTCCTTGTTCTCGTTCCTGACGCAGTACATGATGTCGGGAGTTGCCCAGCTGACGGTTTACAGCCTGAGGAAAGATCTGAACGACAAGCTTTCGCGGCTGCCGCTCAAATACTATGACGGGCATACGAGCGGCGATATCCTCAGCCGCATGACCAATGACATCGACACCATTTCCGGTACGCTGCAGCAGAGCCTGACGCAGTTGATCCAGTCCGTGTGCCAGATTCTCGGTTATGTCATTATGATGCTGCTTTACAGCCCGATCCTGACGCTGATCGTTCTGTGCACCCTGCCGCTTTACATCGGCGTCACCATGCTGATTGCTTCCCACTCCCAGAAATACTACAAGGCGCAGCAGAAGCATCTCGGCAATCTCAGCGG
This window contains:
- a CDS encoding MarR family transcriptional regulator; translation: MPEEGRTGEATKRLLDAMVQFRRLRDIPYRGKHPQSHECRHSDMMILFALKQLEPDFPEGVSIKELSRCLNLKSPTVTPAAYHLEKMDLVERSTDDRDRRINRIRLTEGGRRLLLAHRRRLAAHIHGLVLYLGAEKSLMLAELLDEAFRYEFGQIQQKNNLEAHHPGGL
- a CDS encoding ABC transporter ATP-binding protein, with the translated sequence MLKIYRNLKPFAASIITILLLLFLQVMSDLYLPTLMSDIVNSGIMAGDIGYIWKTGEIMLLIAAGGVICAVAAGYLGSRVALGLGRNLRNQVFRRVENFSLHEFDKFGSSTLITRTTNDIIQIQTVTIMIINMMVRAPLTCIGGIMQAYHQDRTLTIVLAVALPILILVIWLVTSRVIPLFRQVQKKLDRINLILRENLTGIRVIRAFDKIGHEKARFEDANRDLTDTYIRVNRIMAFLMPMMMMIMNLVSTSILWFGSKRIDTGEMNIGALMAFTQYAMQIMFSLLMFVMMFVMIPRAQAAADRISAVLETTPEIVDPDQPEAAEEERGYVEFRNVTFRYHGAEQPAIRNVSFSVRPGETTAIIGGTGSGKSTLINLIPRFYDVDEGEILVDGTNVKAMTQEDLRKRIGFVPQKASLFTGTVKENLLYGREDATEEEIRHAAQVAQASEFITGMPDGYDSLLAESGRNLSGGQKQRLSIARALVRRPEIYVFDDSFSALDFKTDARLRAALKKDTADATVIIVAQRVGTVMDADRIIVLDEGSVAGIGTHRELLKECEIYREIVESQLSEEELA
- a CDS encoding ABC transporter ATP-binding protein is translated as MSENQHRTGSAGGARRGGPGGGPGGAIGRPVEKAKDFKGTLRRLTGYLKPQSWKLAFVLVFTLFSTAFTVLAPRISGNAINQMTDGFIAKRIVSEVSKAQDSVGPALTAQLKQIDSGRAQAEEQAKSAARAALEKQGASEAQIAAAEQQAAAAADKAFSEKLAQTVSPEQLDAMRELAKLPRVSDVSGAEEKAKAVGQFVSLTKKMPQSGQSGQSFQISEEDLQKYLGDIRETGGAIPFGAIAKTLLFLLGIYLLSSLFSFLTQYMMSGVAQLTVYSLRKDLNDKLSRLPLKYYDGHTSGDILSRMTNDIDTISGTLQQSLTQLIQSVCQILGYVIMMLLYSPILTLIVLCTLPLYIGVTMLIASHSQKYYKAQQKHLGNLSGHTEEMFTGHIIVKAFGREQESIETFEQINDDLYAAGWKAQFMSGVMYPLMNFVSNIGYVLISVVGGIFVTKSMLNIGDITAFIQYSRSFSMPIIQTANIANIIQSTLACAERVFEVLDEEEDIPDAADAVKMEDPQGNIRFDHVKFGYSESAPLMEDMNLDFKRGETVAIVGPTGAGKTTLVNLLMRFYEINGGAITFDGVDIRNIARGNLRTMFGMVLQDTWLFNGTIEENIAYGKENATHEQIVAAAKAAHADHFVRSLPDGYQTVLNEEASNISQGQKQLLTIARAILADPAVLILDEATSSVDTRTEVLIQKAMSVLMRGRTNFVIAHRLSTIRDAHLILVMNHGTIVEAGNHRELMAKNGFYADLYNSQFAGANL